The sequence below is a genomic window from Bacteroidales bacterium.
CACCGTATAAATAAGAAAGATATCGCTTTCATTGCCTCACATGGTCACACTGTTTTTCATACTCCAGACAAAAACATAACAGTACAAGTTGGTGACGGCTCGGCGATTTATGCCGAAACTGGTATTAAAACTATTTACGATTTTCGACGATTAGACATTTATCGGGGAGGTCAAGGTGCACCATTAGTCCCAATTGGCGATCATTTACTTTTTTCCAATTATGAATTATGCCTAAACTTGGGTGGCTTTGCTAATATTTCATATGCAAGCGACAATGGCAGAATTGCTTACGATATTGTTCCTGTAAACATCGTTCTTAACGGTATCGCTCAAAGTGTTGGATTAAAATATGATGCAGAAGGCGAAAAAGCCTCACGTGGCCACACAAATGAAGAGTTATTAGAAAGATTAAATTTATTAGAATATTACACCAAAAAACCTCCTAAATCTTTGGGACGCGAATGGGTAGAACAGAATATTAATCCATTAATTGAAGTAAACGATATCAATGTAAAAGATATGTTGCGAACATATGTCGAACATATTTGTATCCAGATTAACAATGCTGTTTCGAAATTTCCAAAAGGAAAAATACTCGTTACCGGAGGGGGAACTTACAACACATTCTTAATAAATCGGTTACAAGAATTATGTAAACATGAATTAGTTATACCTGAAAAAAATATAATTGAATATAAAGAGGCCCTAATTTTTGCATTTTTAGGATATTTAAAAACCACGAGCCGTGTTAACACATTAGCAAGTGTAACTGGTGCAATCTGCGATTCTATTTCAGGCATCGTTATTGAAGAATAATAAAACTGTACCCAAAAGTTAAATAATGCAGCTACAATGTTTTCAGATTGACGCTTTTACAAACAATTTGTTCGGTGGCAATCCTGCTTGTGTTGTTCCTCTCAACGAATGGCTGTCTGACGAGATTTTACTTAAAATAGCAAAAGAAAATGCAGTTGCAGAGACTGCTTTTTTTGTCGACAAAGGAGAGAAAATCCATTTAAGATGGTTTACTCCCGATATTGAAATGGATTTATGTGGTCATGCAACATTAGCGACAGCTCACTGTTTGAAAACAATTATAGGGTACAAAAAAGAGAGTATCGTTTTTGAAACTCTGAGCAGAGACTTGACTGTTAATGTAGAAGGAGATATATACAAATTAAATTTCCCTGCAAGAGTGCCACAGCCAGAAAATTTGCCAAAAACTATTAAACAATCACTCAATATTCAACCCGAAGAGGTGTTAAAATCACGTGACTATCTGCTCGTATATAAGAGTGAAAGCGATGTTAAAAACATAAAAATCGACAAACAGATTTTTAACCAAATAAACATTGATCCGGGCGGCGTTATTGTTACTGCTAAAGGTGATAATTGCGATTTTGTTTCAAGATTTTTTACACCACAAGCCTCTATTTTAGAAGACCCTGTAACAGGCTCTGCTCACTGCTCGCTAATTCCTTTTTGGGCAAAAAGACTTAACAAGAACATACTTTCTGCCACACAAATTTCCGAACGAAAAGGCGAACTATTTTGCGAAAACAGAGGAGAGAGGGTAATTATCGGAGGTAGGGCAAAAACGTATTTAAAAGGTACTATCTATATAGATTGAAAAAGATTGAACACTGAATAACAATTGATTAAAACTATAAGTAAATGGAAATTTTCAATATATACAACCCTGTTAATGTTCATTTTGGAAAAGACGTCCTCAATGATTTTGAACAAACTGTTGCTCAATACGGTAAAACTGTTCTGCTAATTTATGGAGGCACTTCAACTACAAAACACGGTTATGTCGATTTAATAAAAAACAAATTAATCAATCATAAAATTGAAGTTTTTGAATACAGCGGTGTTAAACCAAACCCGACAGTTGAACAAGTTGCCGAGGCTCAACAAATTGCAATAGAAAAATCGGTTGAATGCATTGTGGCACTTGGCGGAGGAAGCG
It includes:
- a CDS encoding anhydro-N-acetylmuramic acid kinase; protein product: MTKKKTYCIGVMSGTSLDGLDIALCSFWEEDNKPKFEIIEAETVNYSNDWYFKLLYMHYFYAYQFSLLNNQYGQFIGKQVNSFIEKHRINKKDIAFIASHGHTVFHTPDKNITVQVGDGSAIYAETGIKTIYDFRRLDIYRGGQGAPLVPIGDHLLFSNYELCLNLGGFANISYASDNGRIAYDIVPVNIVLNGIAQSVGLKYDAEGEKASRGHTNEELLERLNLLEYYTKKPPKSLGREWVEQNINPLIEVNDINVKDMLRTYVEHICIQINNAVSKFPKGKILVTGGGTYNTFLINRLQELCKHELVIPEKNIIEYKEALIFAFLGYLKTTSRVNTLASVTGAICDSISGIVIEE
- a CDS encoding PhzF family phenazine biosynthesis protein produces the protein MQLQCFQIDAFTNNLFGGNPACVVPLNEWLSDEILLKIAKENAVAETAFFVDKGEKIHLRWFTPDIEMDLCGHATLATAHCLKTIIGYKKESIVFETLSRDLTVNVEGDIYKLNFPARVPQPENLPKTIKQSLNIQPEEVLKSRDYLLVYKSESDVKNIKIDKQIFNQINIDPGGVIVTAKGDNCDFVSRFFTPQASILEDPVTGSAHCSLIPFWAKRLNKNILSATQISERKGELFCENRGERVIIGGRAKTYLKGTIYID